TAAGCTTCCTGGTGTTGCAAGAAAGACCGCAAACGTGGTTCTGGGGAATGCATACGGAATAGTAGAAGGCATCGCGGTAGATACCCATGTAAGGCGATTGTCTCTTAAATTTCGTTTAAGCAACCACGCAGATCCCAATAAGATAGAGCAGGATTTAATGAAGCTTGTTCCAAAGAAAGATTGGTTTTTCCTCACCTATGGCCTCATTGAATACGGAAGACACATTTGCCCCAGAAGAAAACATGAGTGCAAAGATCATCCTTTAACTAAAATATATCAAAAAGCAGCAACGATCTGGCCATAATGGAGAAGTTAACTGAGAAAAAATGCGTGCCGTGTGAAGGAGGAACTCCTCCTTTGAACGAGGAAGAAATCCAAGCATACGCAGGTCAGCTTCAGGGTGAATGGGAGGCTATAGATGAGAAAAAAATACAAAAGCAGTTTTCTTTCAAGAACTTTAAAGAGGCCTTGGCGTTTGTAAACAAGGTAGGCGAGATTGCAGAATCTGAAGGGCACCACCCTGATATTCGCCTGTTTGGATACAAGAATGTGGAAATTGAGCTTTCTACGCATGCCATTGGCGGTCTCTCCGAGAATGACTTTATTGTAGCCGCAAAAATAGAGCAGCTTTCTGCTTAAATCTCGTTTAGGTGTGGATAACTAAACGAGATTTAAGCAGACGGGGGGATACTGCAAATGAAACGTATACTGCAAGATAAGAATACGTATGTGCTTTCTCTCAAGCGGGGGGAGGAGTTGATGGAGGGAATCAAGGAGTTTTGCAAAGAACACCATATTGAGGCCGCCTTCTTTCATGCCATTGGGGCTGCAAACGAGGTAGAACTTGCCTGGTATGACCTTGGGGTAAAGCAGTATGTGACGGCCTTGTTTCAAGAAGATCTGGAGCTTGTTTCTTTAACTGGGAATGTGAGCACAATGGGAAACGAATTGGTGGTACACAGCCATGGAGTATTCTCTGGCAAAGACATGAAAACAAAAGGAGGTCATGTTAACAAGGCAGTGGTTTCGGGTGCCTGCGAGATTATCCTGTGGCGTCTTGAAGGAACGATTGACCGCGCCTTTGACGAGAATACGGGGCTAAATTTGATGACATGAAGGAATCAAATTTCAGTTTCCCCCGTGTAGGAAATTATTCAAAACCGAGGGTTTTGAAAAGAAGGGGGGTCGGGGGAAACTGTGTGAGCGTAAATTTCATGAGATGAGGAGGATTCTCTTTTTGCTTGCGGGACTGGCTACCTTGGCCGGTTTTTCGTTTCTTGTTTTTCCTTCTGAAAAGATGGGAGACGATGAGGAAGAGCTCTCCTTGGAACGGGCCGTGGGGCAGGTTCTCTTGATGGGGTTTGAAGGGACCATTCTTACCCCAAAACTGGAGGCCCTAATGCGAAAGATCCAGCCCGGGGGCGTCTTGCTTCTGGAAAGGAACATTGAGAACGCAGAGCAGCTATCTCGTCTTACTACGGCTTTGCAGGAACTCTCCTCTGTTTCTCTGTTTATCGCAGTAGATCAGGAGGGAGGGGAGATAGCAAGGATTCCATGGGTAGAGGATACTGCGCAGGCGGAATTAAAAGATGCAGAACATGCGCTCATCGTGGGCGGAAAAAGAGCACAGGAGTTAAAGAGATTAGGAATTACCATGAATTTAGCCCCGGTGTTAGATAGCAGAGATAAGAATGATTTTTTATTTGAGCGATCCTTTCGAGGTGATGCACAAACGGTAGTTGAGCTGGCAGAAGCTTTATATACAAGTCATGAAAGAGAGGGAATCACTTCTGTGCCAAAACATTATCCTGGATATGATGATGTTGTTTTCAATCCAGAGATTGGAACGATTCCCCGTGCTGCGACATTCCCAGAGAGTATGGTCTTTAAAGAGTTTTTGCACAACGTTATGCCGTCTTTTCTGATGCTGTCTCATCTCTTTTATGATGAACTTGATGGTGAAAATCCACTACCTCTTTCCTCAATT
The Patescibacteria group bacterium DNA segment above includes these coding regions:
- a CDS encoding DNA-binding protein; the encoded protein is MKRILQDKNTYVLSLKRGEELMEGIKEFCKEHHIEAAFFHAIGAANEVELAWYDLGVKQYVTALFQEDLELVSLTGNVSTMGNELVVHSHGVFSGKDMKTKGGHVNKAVVSGACEIILWRLEGTIDRAFDENTGLNLMT
- a CDS encoding glycoside hydrolase family 3 protein, which gives rise to MRRILFLLAGLATLAGFSFLVFPSEKMGDDEEELSLERAVGQVLLMGFEGTILTPKLEALMRKIQPGGVLLLERNIENAEQLSRLTTALQELSSVSLFIAVDQEGGEIARIPWVEDTAQAELKDAEHALIVGGKRAQELKRLGITMNLAPVLDSRDKNDFLFERSFRGDAQTVVELAEALYTSHEREGITSVPKHYPGYDDVVFNPEIGTIPRAATFPESMVFKEFLHNVMPSFLMLSHLFYDELDGENPLPLSSIGIIAIRERVGDRILLISDDLLSKSLLTFYPPEEIGALAMMAGIDVLLVAGYPDIDMVERFYEGFLERAKEDARLRERIFKSAARVLEIKGEFALP
- a CDS encoding 4a-hydroxytetrahydrobiopterin dehydratase, encoding MEKLTEKKCVPCEGGTPPLNEEEIQAYAGQLQGEWEAIDEKKIQKQFSFKNFKEALAFVNKVGEIAESEGHHPDIRLFGYKNVEIELSTHAIGGLSENDFIVAAKIEQLSA